A genomic segment from Nicotiana sylvestris chromosome 1, ASM39365v2, whole genome shotgun sequence encodes:
- the LOC138875961 gene encoding uncharacterized protein has product MEVYIDDMLVMSLCAEDHLTHLQEAFNILRKYNMKLNPEKCAFGVGLDKFLGFMVSNQAIEINPDKIKAIEDITVMDNVKVVQRLTGRIAALGRFISRASDKSHRFFSLLKKKNYFAWTRECQQALKELKRWRLNVKGTELGIVLKPLTGNTIRQSIKTPKLTNNEAEYEAMIACLELAKSLGAEIIEAKCDSLLVVNQVNRTFEVREDRIQRYLDKLQVALHRFKNWNLQYVPREQNNEPHALANLRSSVEDDEISSGLSYNFQS; this is encoded by the exons aTGGAGGTATATATTGACGATATGCTAGTTATGTCCCTGTGCGCAGAAGATCATTTAACACATTTGCAAGAAGCTTTCAACAtattgagaaaatacaacatgaagctcaatcctgagaaatgtgcatttggggttggtTTGGAcaagttcctcggctttatgGTATCAAACCAGGCGATTGAGATCAACCCTGATAAAATTAAGGCAATCGAAGACATCACGGTCATGGATAACGTTAAGGTCGTACAAAGATTAACAGGGCGGATAGCCGCCTTAGGCCGGTTTATCTCAAGGGCTTCAGATAAAAGTCACAGGTTCttctcactgctcaaaaagaagaacTATTTTGCTTGGACCCGGGAATGCCAACAGGCGCTGAAAGAATTAAAGCG atgGCGCTTGAATGTGAAGGGGACCGAGCTAGGCATCGTTTTGAAGCCGCTTACAGGCAATacaattagacaatctatcaaaacccctaagttgactaacaacgaggccgagtatgaggccatgattgcatgtCTCGAGTTGGCTAAAAGCTTGGGAGCAGAGATCATCGAGGCCAAGTGTGACTCCCTGCTTGTGGTTAACCAAGTCAATAGGaccttcgaggttcgagaagatcgaatacagaggtacttggacaaactaCAGGTAGCCCTACACCGGTTTAAAAATTGGAACCTACAGtatgtacctcgagagcagaacAATGAGCCCCATGCCCTTGCAAATTTGAGGTCATCAGTCGAAGACGACGAAATTAGCTCAGGACTATCGTACAACTTTCAAAGTTAG